A portion of the Gossypium arboreum isolate Shixiya-1 chromosome 8, ASM2569848v2, whole genome shotgun sequence genome contains these proteins:
- the LOC108469692 gene encoding uncharacterized protein LOC108469692 codes for MGGVCSRKRDQQVVEDGMRRGVSGRYGKSGSSKWLLTSFSRPMVVHQPGLANCPSLMELCIHKICEDINQYSSFTMLPKDISQQIFNKLVLSHLLTDVFLQKFRDCALEDVWLGEYPGVQDSWMDVISSQGTSLLSVDLSGSDVTDIGLGLLKECSSLQALTFNHCENISEIGLKHISGLTNLTSLSFKKSAAITAEGMCAFSSLINLEKLDLERCTGIHGGFVHIKGLSKLESLNIRCCKCITDLDLKAISGLNNLKELQISNSNVTDFGLSYLRGLHKLVMLNLEGCNVTAGCLDSISALVALAFLNVGRCGLTDDGCDKFSGLESLKVLNLAFNNITDACLVHLKGLTNLESLNLDSCKIGDEGLANLTGLSLLKSLELSDTEVGSSGLRHLSGLTHLETLNLSFTLVTDSGLKKLSGLTALKSLNLDARQITDAGLSALTSLTGLVHLDLFGARISDTGTNYLRCFKNLQSLEICGGGLTDAGVKNIKDLPSLTLLNLSQNCNLTNKSLELISGLNALVSLNVSNSNITNDGLPYLKPLKNLRSLSLESCKVTAAEIKKLQSTALPNLVSFRPE; via the exons ATGGGGGGAGTGTGTTCAAGGAAAAGAGACCAACAGGTCGTTGAAGATGGAATGAGAAGAGGAGTGTCTGGAAGGTACGGAAAAAGTGGTAGTTCAAAGTGGCTTCTAACCTCCTTTTCTCGGCCCATGGTGGTTCACCAGCCTGGATTGGCCAATTGCCCGTCTCTCATGGAATTATGCATCCATAAAATATGCGAA GACATCAACCAGTATAGTTCATTCACAATGCTTCCAAAGGATATAAGTCAACAAATTTTCAACAAGTTGGTTCTATCTCATCTTCTTACTGATGTTTTTCTTCAAAAGTTTCGTGATTGTGCTCTAGAG GATGTTTGGTTGGGTGAATATCCCGGAGTGCAGGATAGTTGGATGGATGTCATCTCTTCACAGGGGACATCTTTACTTTCTGTTGATCTTTCTGGTTCTGATGTGACAGATATTGGCTTGGGTCTCCTAAAAGAGTGCTCGAGTCTCCAAGCCTTAACTTTTAACCACTGTGAAAATATTTCAGAAATTGGACTGAAGCATATTAGTG GTCTAACGAACTTGACATCCTTGAGTTTTAAAAAGAGTGCTGCAATTACAGCTGAAGGAATGTGTGCCTTTTCCAGCTTAATAAACTTGGAAAAGTTGGACCTGGAGAGGTGCACAGGGATTCATGGTGGATTTGTACACATTAAAG GTTTGTCCAAACTTGAATCTCTTAATATCAGATGCTGTAAATGTATCACAGACTTGGACTTGAAGGCTATTTCAG GGCTTAATAATTTGAAGGAGTTGCAAATATCAAATAGTAACGTTACAGATTTTGGGCTGTCTTATTTGAGAG GTTTGCACAAACTTGTTATGTTGAATCTAGAAGGATGTAATGTTACTGCTGGATGTTTGGATTCCATCTCAG CTCTTGTTGCTTTGGCATTCTTAAATGTAGGAAGATGTGGCCTGACTGATGATGGATGTGACAAGTTTTCTG GACTTGAGAGTTTGAAGGTATTGAACCTGGCATTTAACAATATAACAGATGCATGCTTAGTGCACCTAAAAG GATTAACAAATTTGGAGAGCCTGAATTTAGATTCATGTAAAATTGGGGATGAAGGCCTTGCTAATTTAACAG GCCTTTCACTCCTCAAAAGTCTAGAGTTGTCCGATACTGAAGTCGGAAGCAGTGGACTGCGACACCTGTCTG GATTGACTCATCTGGAGACCTTGAATCTGTCATTCACTTTAGTGACTGATAGTGGTCTAAAAAAGTTGTCTGGATTGACTGCTCTTAAGTCACTTAATCTGGATGCTCGCCAAATTACAGATGCTGGGCTGTCGGCTTTGACAA GTTTGACTGGACTGGTGCATCTAGATCTTTTTGGGGCTAGGATTTCAGACACTGGAACAAATTATTTGCGAT GCTTTAAGAACCTCCAGTCCCTTGAAATATGTGGAGGGGGTTTGACTGATGCTGGTGTGAAAAATATCAAAGATCTCCCCTCCTTAACGCTACTGAACCTTTCACAAAACTGCAACCTGACAAACAAATCCTTGGAGTTGATTTCAG GACTGAATGCATTGGTGTCGTTGAATGTTTCAAATTCCAACATAACTAATGATGGTTTGCCGTATCTAAAGCCTCTGAAGAATTTACGGTCACTGTCTTTGGAGTCCTGCAAGGTAACTGCGGCTGAAATTAAGAAGCTTCAGTCGACTGCCCTCCCCAATCTGGTTAGCTTTCGACCAGAATAA
- the LOC108469690 gene encoding protein PHOX1-like — protein MGKHSGKHKKQTGDSNVKQKKVGDKSSKSYDSDTAVFIAMSQELKEEGNKLFQKRDHEGAMLTYEKALKLLPKNHIDVCHLRTNIAACYMQMGLSEYPKAIHECDLALEVTPKYSKALVKRARCYESLNRLELAFRDVNTVLNMEPNNVMALEISERVRSSLEKEGLPVELPLESVEPPSTSKTPKVVKEKTKKKISKAKESVEPPRGSLISEVVQEKTEKKNKKKISKAEESVEPPRNSQIPEVVEEKTEKKNKKKISKAKDNKAADRIEEKEVDGNVEEKKAEDKLVIEEKISSKAEEPKKTVKLILGEDIRCAQLPLNCSLLQLREVIHDRFPSLRAVLVKYRDGEGDLVTITSDEELKLAEISAESQGSVRLYVVEVNPEQDPLFERFKHEEVHILDIKQGKATENGHARKVVETRKESCCIDDWIIEFAQLFKNYVGFDLDAYLNLHELGMKQYSEAMEDIVTSEEAQDLFDMAAEKFQEMTALALFNWGNVHMSRARKRVYFTEDGSRESVLKQIKKTYDYAQLEYSKAGKRYEEALRIKPDFYEAHLALAQQQFEQGKLSWYYAIGNNVDLETWPSEVVLQLYNNAEENMERGMQMWEELEQQRLCELSDLKDEQKQLKKMGLDGLLKDITADEAAEQAINMSAQINILWGTILYERSNMEFKLGLPVWHECLEVAVEKFEHAGASPTDVAVMVKNHCSNNIALEGLGFKIDEIIQAWNEMYEAKKWQSKIPSWRLEPLLRRQVSKIYHALEQA, from the exons ATGGGGAAGCATAGTGGAAAGCACAAGAAGCAAACAGGGGATAGTAATGTGAAGCAAAAGAAAGTTGGAGACAAGAGTTCGAAATCATATGATTCAGACACGGCAGTTTTCATTGCCATGTCTCAAGAACTGAAAGAAGAGGGGAACAAACTGTTTCAGAAAAGGGATCATGAAGGAGCAATGTTGACATATGAGAAGGCTCTCAAATTGCTCCCAAAGAATCACATAGATGTATGCCATCTTAGGACTAATATTGCTGCATGTTATATGCAGATGGGATTGAGTGAGTACCCCAAGGCTATCCATGAGTGTGATTTGGCATTAGAGGTTACTCCCAAGTATAGCAAGGCACTTGTAAAGAGAGCCAGGTGTTACGAATCTTTGAATAGGCTGGAATTAGCTTTCAGAGATGTTAATACAGTTCTTAACATGGAGCCTAATAATGTCATGGCATTAGAGATTTCAGAAAGGGTAAGAAGCTCACTTGAGAAAGAAGGTTTACCTGTTGAATTGCCTCTAGAATCCGTTGAACCTCCAAGTACTTCGAAAACTCCGAAAGTTGTTAAAGAGAAAACCAAGAAGAAGATCAGCAAAGCTAAAGAATCTGTTGAACCTCCAAGGGGTTCATTAATTTCGGAAGTTGTCCAAGAGAAAACAGagaagaagaacaagaaaaagaTCAGTAAAGCTGAAGAATCTGTTGAACCTCCAAGGAATTCACAAATTCCAGAAGTTGTCGAAGAGAAAACCGAGAAGAAGAACAAGAAGAAGATCAGTAAAGCTAAAGATAACAAGGCTGCGGATCGAATTGAGGAGAAGGAGGTTGATGGAAATGTAGAGGAAAAGAAGGCTGAGGATAAACTGGTTATAGAGGAGAAAATTAGCAGTAAAGCGGAAGAACCAAAGAAGACTGTCAAGTTGATTTTGGGTGAAGATATAAGATGCGCTCAGTTACCACTTAATTGCAGCCTTCTTCAACTAAGGGAAGTAATTCATGATCGATTTCCTAGTTTGAGAGCAGTTCTTGTCAAATACAGAGATGGAGAAGGTGATTTAGTCACAATCACCAGTGATGAAGAGTTGAAATTGGCTGAAATATCAGCAGAATCCCAGGGTTCTGTGAGGCTGTATGTTGTAGAAGTCAATCCTGAGCAGGATCCACTCTTCGAGAGATTTAAGCATGAGGAAGTTCACATTCTTGACATCAAACAAGGTAAGGCAACTGAAAATGGCCATGCCAGAAAAGTTGTGGAAACCAGAAAAGAATCGTGTTGCATTGATGACTGGATAATTGAGTTTGCTCAACTATTCAAGAACTATGTTGGGTTTGATTTAGACGCATACTTGAATCTCCATGAGCTTGGTATGAAGCAATATTCTGAGGCCATGGAGGACATAGTTACAAGTGAAGAGGCACAGGATCTTTTCGACATGGCTGCTGAGAAATTCCAAGAGATGACAGCATTAGCATTGTTCAACTGGGGAAATGTTCACATGTCCAGGGCAAGGAAGAGGGTATACTTCACTGAAGATGGTTCGAGAGAATCTGTACTTAAGCAGATCAAAAAAACCTATGATTATGCACAATTAGAATATAGCAAAGCTGGTAAGAGATATGAGGAAGCACTGAGAATCAAGCCAGATTTCTATGAAGCTCATCTAGCTCTAGCACAACAACAGTTTGAGCAGGGAAAACTTTCTTGGTATTATGCAATTGGCAACAATGTTGATCTGGAAACATGGCCTTCTGAGGTGGTCCTGCAGCTTTATAACAATGCTGAGGAAAATATGGAGAGGGGTATGCAGATGTGGGAAGAGTTAGAACAGCAGCGCCTGTGTGAGCTTTCTGATTTGAAGGATGAACAAAAGCAGTTGAAGAAAATGGGATTGGATGGTTTACTGAAAGATATAACAGCAGATGAAGCAGCAGAGCAGGCAATCAACATGAGTGCTCAGATAAACATTTTATGGGGCACCATACTTTACGAACGTTCGAACATGGAATTTAAACTAGGGCTACCTGTCTGGCATGAATGTTTGGAGGTTGCTGTTGAGAAGTTTGAGCATGCTGGAGCTTCTCCCACTGATGTAGCTGTTATGGTAAAGAACCACTGTTCAAATAACATTGCTTTGGAAG gtttagggtttaagattgACGAGATAATACAGGCATGGAATGAGATGTATGAAGCTAAAAAGTGGCAGAGCAAGATTCCATCATGGCGACTAGAACCATTACTTAGACGGCAAGTTTCCAAAATTTATCATGCACTGGAGCAGGCATAA